The genomic interval GCGCAGGCCGGGCCTTCGGGCAACGCCTGTAGCCAGTCGCCGAGCGGCAGCGGCGCCTCGCGCAGCACGTCGGCGACGATGCCCTCGTGATGCGTGCTTGCGGCGAGTTTGCGCAGGTCGTCTTCGCCGACGACGCGGTAGCCCACCCGGTTGGCCGCGCACCACTTGAGCATCGGCTGCAGCTGCGGGATGCGCGCCTCGGCCAGATACAGCTTGCGGATCGCCTCGGGTCGCCGTGCGAATACCGCCTCGATCGCATTGCGCCCATACAGGCGCATTTCGCGACGGTCCTCCCCGGCGTCCTCCGCAGACGCCGCAGCAGGGGCCGGCCGTGACGACGCGGCGGCCGGCGGCGTCGTGCGTGCACGCCCCCATGGACTGTCACGACCCGGCGCGGGCGCCGGCGTGCGGGGCGTGTCGCGGTCGCGACCGGACCAGGGGGACTTCGTCATGTCAGGGCACCTTGCGCCAGAAATCGGCGTTGCGGATGCCCAGCTTGTCGGGATCGAAGACCGGATCGAGCCCCAGCTTCTTCTGCTGCTCGTAGTCGCGCAGCGCCTGCAGCGCCGGCTTCTGCAGGATCAGGATCGCGACGATGTTGAGCCAGGCCATCAGACCCACGCCGATGTCGCCGAGCATCCAGGCCATTTCGGCGCTGCGGATTGCGCCGAAGATCACCATGCCCAGGATCGCCAGACGCAGCAGCAGCGTCCGGCCCGGACGCGCGACGTGATTGTTGAGGTAGGTCAGATTGGTCTCGGCCATGTAGTAATAGGCCATGATCGTGGTGAACGCGAAGAAGAACAGCGCCACCGCGACAAAGATCGCGCCCCAGCCGGGCAGGATCGACTCGATGCCCGCCTGCGCGAAGCCCGACCCGGCCTCCACACCCGGCAGCGCTTCGTGCAGCATCGCGCCCTCGGGGCCGACGACGTTGTACATGCCGGTGGCCAGGATCAGGAACGCGGTCGAGGTACAGACCAGCATCGTGTCGAAGTAGATCGCCCAGGCCTGCACATAGCCCTGTTTGGCCGGATGCGAAACCTCGGCCGCCGCAGCGGCATGCGGCCCGGTGCCCTGACCGGCCTCGTTGGCATAGATACCGCGCTTGACGCCCCATTCGACGGCCAAGCCGAGCATTGCGCCGAACCCGGCGTGCACCCCGAACGCGCTCTCGAAGATGATGCGGAACATCGTCGGCACGAAATCGTAGTTGATGACCATCACCGTGACCGCGGTGAGGATGTAGGCGATCGCCATGAACGGGACCACCAGTTCGGCGAACGCGGCGATGCGCTTGACGCCGCCGAAGATGATGACCGCCAGCATCAGCGCCACGACGATGCCGATGCCCGCTTTGAGTGCGGTGCGTGCCTCCATGCCCATCCACTGGCCGGACAGGTCGCCGCAGACCGTGCTGCCGGCGCAGACGTTGGCGATGCTGTCGGCGATCGCATTGGCCTGCACACCCGGCATCAGCAGGCCTGCCGCCAAAAGCGTCGCGAACGCGAACGCCAGCGCATACCACTTCAGGCCCATCGCCTTTTCGATGTAGTAGGCCGGACCACCGCGGTAGCGACCTTCGGCGTCTTTTTCCTTGTAGATCTGCGCCAGGGTGCACTCGACGTACGACGTCGAGGCGCCGAGGAAGCCCATCACCCACATCCAGAACACCGCGCCCGGGCCGCCGAACGCGATCGCGGTGGCGACGCCGGCGATATTGCCGATTCCGATGCGTCCGGCCATCGACATCGCCAGCGCCTGGAACGAGGACACCCCGGCATCGGACTTCTGGCCGGTGAACGTGAGCCGGGTCATCTCGATGAAGCCGCGCACCTGCATGAAGCGGGTACGAAGCGTGAACCACAGGCCGGCGCCCAGGCACAGCGCGATCAGCGCCTTGCTCCAGATCAGACCATTGAGGGCGGTAAGCAACTGATCCATCGATCTGGCTCCGGGCTGGACGGGGACGGGGGACGCGGACACACGAAGGATCGATTTTCCACGATCAGGGGTCCGAATGCGACGCACTGTCGCAGCGGCGGACATTGCGCCTTCCGGCGCCAGGGGTCAGCCCGGCGCAGGCGGACCGCCGCGCAGCAGTCCGAACAGCCGAAGATCGTGCAGCCCATCGGCCTTGCGGATCGCGCCGCGCAATCGGCCCTCCTCCACGAAACCGCTGCAGACGAGCACCCGCGCCGAGGCCGGGTTGAGATCGAGCACGTTGGCGTGCAACCGCGTCAGCGCCAGCGCGTCCATCACCCAGGGCACGTAGACCCCGACCACCCGGCGCATGATGCCGCGGTTCCAATGCACGCGCGCCAGCCAGTAGCCGAGCTCAGCCGAATGCGCGCGCTCGCCTGTCCCCTGCCGGGCATCGATGCTGCCGCAGGCCTCGCCGTCGATCTCGATCGCCAGCACCGGCCCCGACAGGTCGACAACCTTGCCGGCCAGGAACGCCTCGCCGTCGGCGCGCGTATAGGGATGCGGAAAGCGATCGCTGAGCCCGCCCACAACCAGCGGATCATCGGCATGCCGCAGCAACGCTTCGAGATCGCCATCACGCCAGCGCCGCAGCACGACGCCGTCCCCCTCGATCCGCACGCCGTCCCAACGCATCCCCCGCCTCCAATCAAGAACCGGGATCAGAGTGCAATTTCGCGCGGCCGATTGCACCCGGAATTGCACGCTGACCCCGGTTTTGGATCAGGCGTGGCCGCCGACGGCGGGGGTTTCGGCTTCCAGGCGCTCAAGTTCCTGGGCCAGGGCTTCAGGCGAGCGAGTGAACGGCGCGAGCAGGGCGTAGAACGCCGGGACCACGAACAGCGACAGCAGGGTCGAGAACGCGACACCGAAGATGATCACGATACCGATCGTCGCCCGGCTCGCCGAACCGGGCCCACCGGCCACGACCAGCGGGATCGCGCCGACGATGGTCGCGGTCGAGGTCATCAGAATCGGACGCAGGCGCACCGCCGAGGCCTCGGCGATCGCCTCGCGGACGTTGCGCCCCTCGTCGCGCAACTGGTTGGCGAACTCAACGATCAAGATGCCATTCTTGGCCGCCAGGCCGATCAGCATGACGATGCCGATCTGACTGAACAGGTTGAGCGTGCCCCCCGTCGCCCACAGGCCCAGCAGCGCGCCGAGCACCGCCAGCGGCACGGTCAGCATGATCACCAGCGGATGGATGAAGCTCTCGAACTGCGCGGCCAGCACCAGGTAAACGATCATCAACGCCATCGCGAAGGTCAGCAGCACCGCACCGCCCGCTTCCTGGAACTCGCGGCTCTCGCCCTTCCAGTCGATCTGCGCGTAGTCGGGCAATTCTTCCGCGGCCACCTGGCGCGTCCACTCAAGCGCCTCGCCCATCGAGTAACCCGGTGCGAGCCCGGCGCTGATGGTGATCGCGCGCAACCGGTTGAAGCGGTTGAAGCTGCCGGGCTCGGCGATCTCGCTGAGCGTGACCAGGTTGGCCAGCGGCACCAGCGCATCGTCGCGTCCCCGCACATAGGTGTCGGCGAGGTCGGTCGGGTTCATGCGCCGCTCGCGACCAGCCTGCAGCAGCACGTCGTACTCCTCGCCATTGTCGACGAAAGTGGTGACCTGGCGCGAGCCCATCATCGTTTCGAGCGTGCGCCCGATCTCCTGCACCGAGACGCCCAGATCGGCCGCGCGCTGGCGGTCGATGTCCACACGCATCTGCGGCCGCGTTTCCTTGTAGTCGGAGTCCGGATCCTGGATGCCGGGGTTCTCGCGCATGCGCGCGAGCATGCGATCGCGCCATTGCGCGATCTCCGCGTAATCCGGCCCGCCCAGCACCAGCTGATAGCGCTGGCCGCGGCTGCCGACCAGACCGCCCGGCACGTTCGCGCGCACCTGCACACCGGGCAGCTTGGCGAACTCGGCGCGCAGCGCCTCGACCACCTCGACGGTGCTCTGCTTGCGGTGTTTCCAGTCCTGCAGGAACACGATCACCTGGCCGGTGTGCATGTCCTCGCTGCCGCCCCAGCCGCGCGGCACGCGGGAGTTGGCGCGGGCGATCGGCTGGTCGTCGCCGACCAGCGGCGCGAAGATCGCCTCGACGTGATGCATCTGACCGACCGTGTAGTCGAAGCCCGCGCCCTCCGGGCCGTCGACGCCGACGAAGAACCGCCCGCGGTCCTCGGCCGGCGACAGCTCGCTGGGCACGCGCGCAAACAGCAGCACCGCAGCGGCCATGCATATCGCGATCGCCGCCACGAGCAGCAACAGCAGGCGACCGGCGGGCAAGGCCACCAGCGTGTCCACGCGACGGCCATAGCCGCTGCCCAACCGCGCCAGCTGCCGGTTCATCCACGCATTGAAGCCGCGTTGCTTGGTATGCGGCCGCACCAGCTTGGAGCACATCATCGGCGTGAGTGTCAGCGCGATGAACGCCGACAGCGCGACTGCGCCGGCCAGCGCAACCGACAGTTCGCGGAACAGCCGCCCCGAATTGCCCTCCATGAAGCCGACCGGCAGGAACACCGCGACCAGCACCGCGGTCGTGGAGATCACCGCGAAGGCGACCTGCGCGGTGCCGCGGCGCGCGGCCACCAGCGGCGGCTCGCCGAGATCGGCACGGCGCTGTACGTTCTCCAGCACGATGATCGCATCGTCCACGACCAGGCCGATGCACAACACCAGCGCCAGCAGCGTCAGCAGGTTGATCGAGAAACCGAACACGTACAGCGCAATGAACGCCGCGATCAGGCACACCGGCACGGTCAGCGCCGGGATCAGGGCCGCGCGCAGACTGCCCAGAAACAGCCAGATCACCAGGAACACCAGCACCATTGCCTCGCCCAGCGTCCAGTAGACGCGGGTGATCGCCGCATCGATGAACACGGTGTTGTCGGAGGCGACGAAAATCTCGGTGCCCTCGGGCAGCGTTTGCTGGATGCGCTCGGCCTCGGCCCGCGCGGCGCGCGCGACGTCGAGCGCGTTGGCCGTCGAGGTGCGCACGATGCCCAGGCCGACGTTGGGCACCGAGTTGCTGCGCATGTAGGAGCGCCGCTCGGCCGAGCCCAGTTCGATCTGCGCCACATCGCCCAGGCGCACGACATAGCCATCGCTACCGCGGCGTACCGGAATTTGCGCGAACTGCGACGGCTCGCGGAAGCCGCGCTCCACGCGCAGGGTGAAGTCGCGGGTCCGCGACTCGATCCGGCCGGCCGGCAACTCGACGTTCTCGGTGCGCAGCGCATTCTCGACATCGGCAGCGGTGATGCTGCGCGCGGCCATCTCGTCGCGGTCGAGCCAGATCCGCATCGCATAGCGATGGCCGCCGCTGAGCAGTACGCGCGCCACGCCGTCGAGCGAGGACAGCCGGTCGAGAATGTAGCGGTCGGTGTAGTCGGTCAGCTCGAGCGTATTCATCGTGCTCGAACGCAGGTTCAGCCAGACGATCGCGTCGGCATCGGCCTCGACCTTGGAAATCTCCGGCGGGTCGGCCTCGATCGGCATGCGGTCCATGACCCGGCTGATCGCATCGCGCACGTCGTTGGCGGCGGCCTCGATGTCGCGGGTCAGGTTGAATTCGATGGTGACGTCGGCGCGGCCGTTGCGGCTGCGCGACTCGATCGTGCGAATGCCCTCGATGCCCGACAGCGCGTCTTCGAGAATCTGCGTGATGCGGGTCTCGACCACGGCCGCCGAAGCGCCGGGATAGCTGACGTCGACCGAGACGATCGGCGGGTCGATATTGGGCAACTCACGCAGCGTCAGCCGGGTGAACGCCATGATGCCCAGTGCCACCAGCAACAAACTGATCACCGCCGCGAACACCGGCCGACGGATCGAGACATCCGACAGTTTCATCGCACCTCGTCTCCGGCGGCATCGGCGTCCTCGGCCGATTGCGCCTTGGCCTCCTGCACCGTGCCTTCGACGATCTTCATGCCAGGCCGCAGTTTGCCCGTGCCGTCGAGCACGATGCGCTCGCCCGGCGCCAGGCCCTCGACCAGTTCGGCCAGGCCATCCTGGCGCACGCCGATCTCGACCGGCGCCTGCTCGACCGTCTCGTCCTCGCGCACACGGTAAACGAAGGTGTCGCGACCGACCTGGATCACCGCGATCTCCGGCACCATCAGCGCCTGGCGGGTGCGCTGCTGCAGGCGCACCTGGATCAGCATGCCCGGACGCAGCCGGCGGTCGGGATTCCCAAACGCGCCGCGCACGGTGACTGCGCGAGTATTGGCATCCACGCGCGCGTCGATCGTCTGCACCACACCCTCGAACTCGTCGGCCGGATACGCCGCGCTGCGTCCGAACACGCGCTGCCCCGGCGCGATCGCCGCCAGCCGGGTCTCGGGCACGGGGAAATCGACATAGACGGTCGAGACATCGTCGAGCGTCGCGATCGGGGTGCCGGGCGTGACCAGCGCACCCGGGCTGACCTGACGAATACCCAGCACCCCGGCGAACGGCGCGCGGATGGTGCGGTCGCCGACATTGGCCCGCATCTCGGCCACATTCGCAAGGGCGGCGTCGCGGGTCGCCCGCAGGGTGTCGAGCGAGGCACGTGCGATCAACTGCTGATCCACCAGGCCCGCACCGCGTCGGAACTGCTGCTCGGCCTCGAGCGCCGCCGCCTCGGCTGCCTCGAGCGCCGCCTGCTGCTGGCTGCCGGTCAGCGTGACCAGCACCATGCCGGCATCGACGTCGTCGCCACTGTCGAAATGCACCCGCTGCACCGTTTCGCTGACCTTCGCGGTCAGCATGATCGACTCGCGCGCCTTGACCGTGCCCAGCGCCGCGACGGTGTCGTTCCAGTCGCGCAGCGCGGCGACCGTCGTGGTCACCGGTACCGCAGCACCGGCCTCCGGGCGGGCCGCATTATCCGGACTGCCGCAGGCTGCGAGCATCGATGCGAGGAGGGCGACGAACGCGCACGACACGGTGCCGCGGCGGCCTGGGGCTTGCTCGGACAAGGGAAGACCCTGAGACGGTGAAAGCGCCGGAGTGTACCCGCTGGCTCGTGACGCCGACTGTGCCATCGGATGGTGTCGAAAAAACAGCGTTCCATGTCAACGCATGGTCCGCCGGCGCGTTTTGTCGCAGTCTGGAACGACCGCGCACCGCGCCTGCCCCCGCGAGTTCCTCATGGCCCTGTACGACAGCATCCTCGACACCATCGGCAACACGCCCATCGTCCGGCTGAACAGGCTGGCGCCACCCCATGTCGCACTCTACGCCAAGGTCGAATCCTTCAATCCCGGCGGCTCGGTCAAGGACCGTCTGGCGCTGGCCATCGTGCTCGATGCCGAGCGCCGCGGCCTGCTCAAGCCCGGCGACACGATCGTCGAGGCCACCTCCGGCAATACCGGCGTCGCCCTGGCGATGGTCGCGGCCGCGCGCGGCTACAAATTCGTCGCCACGATGGTCGAGACGTTCTCGATCGAACGTCGCAAGCTGATGCGGGCTTACGGCGCCAAGGTGATCCTGACCCCGGCCGCCGAGCGCGGCTCGGGGATGGTGCGCAAGGCGCGGGAGCTGGCCGAGCAACACGGTTGGTTCCTCGCCAGCCAGTTCGCCAACCCCGCCAATCCCGCCTACCACCGCAACACCACCGCGGCCGAGATCCTGCGCGACTTCGCCGGCCGCAGACTCGACCACTTCGTCACTGGCTGGGGCACCGGCGGCACGCTGACCGGCGTGGGCGAGGTCCTCAAAGTCGCCCGCCCCGAGGTCAAGGTCACCGCGGCCGAGCCCGCTGGGGCGGCCATGCTGCAGGGCAAGGACTGGGCGCCGCACAAGATCCAGGGCTGGACGCCCGACTTCGTGCCCGAAGTGCTCAACCGCGACATCGCCGCGCAGGTGCTGTCGATCGACGACGGGCTGGCGATCGAGACCGCGCGCCGGCTTGCGGCCGAAGAAGGCATCTTCGTCGGGATCTCGGCCGGCGCCACGGCCGCCGCCGCGCTTGAGGTTGCCAAAACCGCCAGCGACGGCGAGGTGATCCTGACGATGCTGCCCGACACCGGCGAGCGCTACTTCTCCACGCCGCTGTTCGCCGACGTCAACGAAGGCTCGGACGACGACTGGCTGGCGGGCCTGCCGTGACGGCCGCTCGGCGCTAGCCCTGCCCCATCAACAGCGCCAGGCCGGCGCCGAGCGCCAGCAGCAACGCCACCCAGAGCAGCCAGCCATACCGGCCGCTGTCGCCGACGACGACCGTCTCCTGGCGCGCCTCGCGCAGCAGCGGCGAGGCGTGTCGGGACACGGTCTGCCGCGCGGCCTCATCGTCGAGCGCCGGATCGAGCTCGCGCAGGCGCCGCGCCGCGTCCTCGGTATTGCCCGTCGCGATCCGCGCCGCGACCTCGGTGGGCAGCGTCGCCTCGCCCACAGGTCGCGCCTGGGATGACGGGCGGTACGGGTCGTCGCGCCCGTCGAGGGCCTCGACCGTGTCCTTCGCGGCCCGCAGCGACAGCCCCGGATTGGCATCGCGCAGGACCTTGATCGCCTCAAGCGTGCGCCCGCGGCGCATCAGGTCGTGGACGGGGGACGGGACGTGCAGCGGCGCGCGATCGCTCATTGAAAAGTCACTCTCGGGACAAGACCGGCCGCCAGCATCGCGCAGACGGCGTGATGCCACGATCCACCCGCCGCCGATATGCTGCGTCGATGGACCGCCTCCGCGCCCTGCATGCCGACATCACCCGCTGCGACGTCGATGCCATCGTCAACGCTGCCAACCCCTCTTTACTCGGCGGCGGTGGCGTCGACGGCGCGATCCACCGGGCGGCCGGGCAGGACCTGCTGCGCGCCTGCCGCGCCCTGCCCGAATCGCGGCCAGGCGTGCATTGCCCGGCCGGCGAAGCCCGGATCACACCCGGCTTCGCGTTGCCGGCGCGCCATGTGATCCACACGGTCGGCCCTATCTGGCAGGGCGGCCAACACGGCGAGCCGGCGCTGCTCGCCGCCTGTTACCGCAACGCGCTTGCGCTGGCGCGGGCGCATGGACTGACGTCGATCGCGTTTCCGGCGATCAGCTGCGGCGTCTACGGGTATCCGCCCGACGCCGCGGTCGCGATCGCCGTCACGCAGGTGCGCGGTTGCCTGGCCGAGGGCCCATTGGACGTGGTGTTCTGCTGCCACGACCCCCCGATGCTGGCGCGCTACATCGCGGCGCTCGCGGCCTGAGCGGCCGCTCCGGCGTTTGTAGTCCTTCATCCTCGTACGGGGGACCGAAGTCCCACTCTGACCCCGGTTCTGGGTCCTGGTTTTGCGAGCGGACAAACGGGGGCGGGCCCACTACGCGAAACGCCGGCGCAAGGCCGGCGTTTCGAGGGGCGAACGGGGATGAGGCTCAGCCCTTCTTCCACTTGCCCTGCGCGGCCAGGCCGTTGTCGCGGGCGCGGGCGAACACCGTCTCCTGGGCCTTGGCGACGTTGTTGGCCAGGTCCTGCGACCACAGCTTGAGCGCGGCCTGCTGCATCGCACGGCCATAGGAGAACGACAGCGGCCACGGGTTCGGCCCGAGGCGGTTCATCGCATCCAGATGCGCGGTCGACTGCTCGTCGCTCTGTCCACCCGACAGGAACACGATGCCCGGCAGGATCGCCGGCACCGCCGACTTCAGGCACATCAGCGTGGCCTCGGCGACCTCGTCGACCTCGGCGGTCTCGCCGCTGTCCTTGCCCGGCAGCACCATCGAGGCCTTGAGGATCGTGCCCTCGAGCATGACGTTCTGGTTGTACAGCGCGTCGAACAGTGCGCGCAGCGTGACCTCGGTGACCTCGTAGCAGGTCTCGATGTCGTGGCTGCCGTCCATCAGCACTTCCGGCTCGACCATCGGCACCAGGCCCTGCTCCTGGCACAGCGCGGCGTAGCGCGCGAGCGCATGGGCGTTGGCCTCGATGCAGGTGCCCGACGGGATGTCCTCGCCAATGTTGATCACCGCGCGCCACTTGGCGAAGCGGGCGCCGAGCTTGTAGTACTCCTCCAGACGCGCGCGCAGGCCGTCCAGACCCTCGGTGACGAGCTCGCCCGGGAAGCCGGCGAGCGCGTGCGTGCCCTTGTCGACCTTAATGCCCGGGATCATGCCGTGATCGCTCATGTACTTGGCGAACGGCACGCCATCCTTGGTCGACTGGCGGATGGTTTCGTCGAACAGGATCGCGCCGCTGATGTGGTCCGACAGCTTGGGCGTGGTCAGCAGCAGCTCGCGGTAGGCGCGACGGTTTTCCTCGTTATTCGGGATGCCCACGCCCTCGAACCGCTTGGCGATGGTGGAGGTGGACTCGTCGATCGCGATGATGCCCTTGCCCGGGGCGACCATGGCCTGGGCGATGTCTGCAAGCTGTTCGATGCTCATGTGGCGGTGACGTCCATCGGCGGGGGAAGGCGCCCATTATAGCCCGCCGCCCTTGAGTGAGCGTCCAGCGCGCAGCGCCGCCGCGCGCGGAAATCGCGCGCAACGTCGGGGAAAACGTTTACAGAGCGCCGCGATCCGTGCAGGCAACGCGAGAGGGCCGATGACGACCGGCCCCGCGCGCGGGCCGGCTACAGCTCGCCAAGCCCCTCGGCCCGGCCGTCAGCGCCGACCTGCAACAGGCGCAGCGTGTTGGTCGCGCCATGCG from Luteimonas sp. S4-F44 carries:
- a CDS encoding alanine/glycine:cation symporter family protein, which translates into the protein MDQLLTALNGLIWSKALIALCLGAGLWFTLRTRFMQVRGFIEMTRLTFTGQKSDAGVSSFQALAMSMAGRIGIGNIAGVATAIAFGGPGAVFWMWVMGFLGASTSYVECTLAQIYKEKDAEGRYRGGPAYYIEKAMGLKWYALAFAFATLLAAGLLMPGVQANAIADSIANVCAGSTVCGDLSGQWMGMEARTALKAGIGIVVALMLAVIIFGGVKRIAAFAELVVPFMAIAYILTAVTVMVINYDFVPTMFRIIFESAFGVHAGFGAMLGLAVEWGVKRGIYANEAGQGTGPHAAAAAEVSHPAKQGYVQAWAIYFDTMLVCTSTAFLILATGMYNVVGPEGAMLHEALPGVEAGSGFAQAGIESILPGWGAIFVAVALFFFAFTTIMAYYYMAETNLTYLNNHVARPGRTLLLRLAILGMVIFGAIRSAEMAWMLGDIGVGLMAWLNIVAILILQKPALQALRDYEQQKKLGLDPVFDPDKLGIRNADFWRKVP
- the cysK gene encoding cysteine synthase A, producing MALYDSILDTIGNTPIVRLNRLAPPHVALYAKVESFNPGGSVKDRLALAIVLDAERRGLLKPGDTIVEATSGNTGVALAMVAAARGYKFVATMVETFSIERRKLMRAYGAKVILTPAAERGSGMVRKARELAEQHGWFLASQFANPANPAYHRNTTAAEILRDFAGRRLDHFVTGWGTGGTLTGVGEVLKVARPEVKVTAAEPAGAAMLQGKDWAPHKIQGWTPDFVPEVLNRDIAAQVLSIDDGLAIETARRLAAEEGIFVGISAGATAAAALEVAKTASDGEVILTMLPDTGERYFSTPLFADVNEGSDDDWLAGLP
- a CDS encoding O-acetyl-ADP-ribose deacetylase produces the protein MDRLRALHADITRCDVDAIVNAANPSLLGGGGVDGAIHRAAGQDLLRACRALPESRPGVHCPAGEARITPGFALPARHVIHTVGPIWQGGQHGEPALLAACYRNALALARAHGLTSIAFPAISCGVYGYPPDAAVAIAVTQVRGCLAEGPLDVVFCCHDPPMLARYIAALAA
- a CDS encoding class I fructose-bisphosphate aldolase yields the protein MSIEQLADIAQAMVAPGKGIIAIDESTSTIAKRFEGVGIPNNEENRRAYRELLLTTPKLSDHISGAILFDETIRQSTKDGVPFAKYMSDHGMIPGIKVDKGTHALAGFPGELVTEGLDGLRARLEEYYKLGARFAKWRAVINIGEDIPSGTCIEANAHALARYAALCQEQGLVPMVEPEVLMDGSHDIETCYEVTEVTLRALFDALYNQNVMLEGTILKASMVLPGKDSGETAEVDEVAEATLMCLKSAVPAILPGIVFLSGGQSDEQSTAHLDAMNRLGPNPWPLSFSYGRAMQQAALKLWSQDLANNVAKAQETVFARARDNGLAAQGKWKKG
- a CDS encoding efflux RND transporter periplasmic adaptor subunit, which encodes MSEQAPGRRGTVSCAFVALLASMLAACGSPDNAARPEAGAAVPVTTTVAALRDWNDTVAALGTVKARESIMLTAKVSETVQRVHFDSGDDVDAGMVLVTLTGSQQQAALEAAEAAALEAEQQFRRGAGLVDQQLIARASLDTLRATRDAALANVAEMRANVGDRTIRAPFAGVLGIRQVSPGALVTPGTPIATLDDVSTVYVDFPVPETRLAAIAPGQRVFGRSAAYPADEFEGVVQTIDARVDANTRAVTVRGAFGNPDRRLRPGMLIQVRLQQRTRQALMVPEIAVIQVGRDTFVYRVREDETVEQAPVEIGVRQDGLAELVEGLAPGERIVLDGTGKLRPGMKIVEGTVQEAKAQSAEDADAAGDEVR
- a CDS encoding efflux RND transporter permease subunit is translated as MKLSDVSIRRPVFAAVISLLLVALGIMAFTRLTLRELPNIDPPIVSVDVSYPGASAAVVETRITQILEDALSGIEGIRTIESRSRNGRADVTIEFNLTRDIEAAANDVRDAISRVMDRMPIEADPPEISKVEADADAIVWLNLRSSTMNTLELTDYTDRYILDRLSSLDGVARVLLSGGHRYAMRIWLDRDEMAARSITAADVENALRTENVELPAGRIESRTRDFTLRVERGFREPSQFAQIPVRRGSDGYVVRLGDVAQIELGSAERRSYMRSNSVPNVGLGIVRTSTANALDVARAARAEAERIQQTLPEGTEIFVASDNTVFIDAAITRVYWTLGEAMVLVFLVIWLFLGSLRAALIPALTVPVCLIAAFIALYVFGFSINLLTLLALVLCIGLVVDDAIIVLENVQRRADLGEPPLVAARRGTAQVAFAVISTTAVLVAVFLPVGFMEGNSGRLFRELSVALAGAVALSAFIALTLTPMMCSKLVRPHTKQRGFNAWMNRQLARLGSGYGRRVDTLVALPAGRLLLLLVAAIAICMAAAVLLFARVPSELSPAEDRGRFFVGVDGPEGAGFDYTVGQMHHVEAIFAPLVGDDQPIARANSRVPRGWGGSEDMHTGQVIVFLQDWKHRKQSTVEVVEALRAEFAKLPGVQVRANVPGGLVGSRGQRYQLVLGGPDYAEIAQWRDRMLARMRENPGIQDPDSDYKETRPQMRVDIDRQRAADLGVSVQEIGRTLETMMGSRQVTTFVDNGEEYDVLLQAGRERRMNPTDLADTYVRGRDDALVPLANLVTLSEIAEPGSFNRFNRLRAITISAGLAPGYSMGEALEWTRQVAAEELPDYAQIDWKGESREFQEAGGAVLLTFAMALMIVYLVLAAQFESFIHPLVIMLTVPLAVLGALLGLWATGGTLNLFSQIGIVMLIGLAAKNGILIVEFANQLRDEGRNVREAIAEASAVRLRPILMTSTATIVGAIPLVVAGGPGSASRATIGIVIIFGVAFSTLLSLFVVPAFYALLAPFTRSPEALAQELERLEAETPAVGGHA
- a CDS encoding GNAT family protein — its product is MRWDGVRIEGDGVVLRRWRDGDLEALLRHADDPLVVGGLSDRFPHPYTRADGEAFLAGKVVDLSGPVLAIEIDGEACGSIDARQGTGERAHSAELGYWLARVHWNRGIMRRVVGVYVPWVMDALALTRLHANVLDLNPASARVLVCSGFVEEGRLRGAIRKADGLHDLRLFGLLRGGPPAPG